From one Anopheles cruzii chromosome 3, idAnoCruzAS_RS32_06, whole genome shotgun sequence genomic stretch:
- the LOC128274833 gene encoding uncharacterized protein LOC128274833 isoform X2 produces the protein MAVCVPRTDDGFSNSTTLLRHDTHSVFRNSVTKRLYAPSVGGYHIRRNLNRSSSSSSSTRVLCVKPKAVAVVVVLVACGIREKNAKTMADHNENSGPKKVVKIQDYISPGISRERSFIRTPNVQNNNSNKRRSLAFSQSQAHQHAQQQLRDGMHNVNKLNVHAQEFQMHNLPLNDHRFPLQSSRSLNIYSGALQHSKSNVGMPLGMHGRQHHPLHLGSIGSPVQRSSLMMPPSHSPLHHMGMQMQPSHMPLVNSPSSSNILHSSGPRVKFAPEPMVHSTHANNSASYHSNNSNSPHNTNNSNNNSDSNNQLNVAPLQRSKSLSSADTLARGLASLGLGIGAEASDVGMFSPEVQTAINNAIDDPNQLNARCLMDLAAQLLHRAVEGRRYSLPISRLCISIIAKEKKETFLEALLNTCRQWYQEREKVLGPVQNSKNPSRPRFTSFMAFLTEMFCQLKRRQLQLRTECDGVPPPLVLLTVLGKCCEDCVRPPVRSLSEIECLFFVLTCIGRDLQMHLPQQLESLLTGVRDAFLNSAASAPAIRRTLLQLIELQASHWQLPGNTVLYYYPSSK, from the exons ATGGCCGTGTGTGTCCCGCGCACGGACGATGGGTTCAGTAACTCAACGACACTACTCCGACACGATACACACTCCGTTTTCCGAAATTCCGTCACCAAACGTCTGTACGCGCCTTCGGTGGGCGGCTACCATATACGGAGGAACctcaaccgcagcagcagcagcagcagcagcactagaG tgttgtgtgtgaaaccgaaagccgttgcagtagtggtggtgctggtcgcGTGTGGCATTCGtgaaaaaaacgccaaaacaATGGCCGACCACAACGAAAACAgtggcccgaaaaaggtggTGAAAATCCAGGACTACATTTCGCCGGGCATTTCCCGGGAGCGCAGCTTCATACGCACGCCCAATGTACAG aacaacaacagcaacaaacgaCGCAGTTTGGCGTTCTCCCAAAGTCAAGCCCATCAGCACGCTCAGCAACAGCTCCGAG ATGGAATGCACAACGTCAACAAGTTGAACGTGCACGCCCAGGAGTTCCAGATGCACAACCTACCCCTGAACGATCACCGCTTTCCGCTGCAGAGCTCTAG ATCGTTGAACATCTACAGCGGTGCTCTGCAGCACTCGAAATCGAACGTCGGCATGCCGTTGGGAATGCACGGGCGGCAGCATCACCCGCTGCACCTCGGCTCCATCGGCAGCCCGGTGCAGCGGAGCTCCCTCATGATGCCCCCGTCCCACTCACCGCTGCACCACATGGGGATGCAGATGCAACCGTCCCATATGCCCCTCGTGAACTCGCCGTCGAGCAGCAACATCCTTCAC TCTAGCGGACCGCGCGTCAAGTTCGCACCGGAACCAATGGTTCACTCGACACACGCAAACAATAGCGCAAGCtaccacagcaacaacagcaactccccacacaacaccaacaacagtaacaacaacagcgacagTAACAACCAACTGAATGTTGCACCATTGCAGCGCTCCAAGTCGCTCTCGTCGGCGGACACGCTGGCCCGCGGCCTGGCCAGTCTCGGGCTAGGCATCGGGGCGGAAGCCAGCGACGTGGGCATGTTTTCGCCGGAAGTCCAGACGGCCATCAACAATGCGATCGACGATCCAAATCAGCTGAATGCGCGCTGTCTGATGGATCTGGCCGCCCAGCTGTTGCACCGGGCCGTCGAAGGACGCCG ATACTCACTTCCGATATCGCGTCTGTGCATTTCGATCATCGCCAAGGAGAAGAAGGAGACTTTTCTGGAGGCACTGCTCAACACCTGCCGCCAGTGGTATCAGGAGCGGGAAAAGGTGCTTGGTCCGGTGCAGAACTCGAAGAACccttcccggccccggttcaCCTCGTTCATGGCGTTCCTGACGGAGATGTTCTGCCAGCTGAAGCGCCGGCAGCTTCAGTTGCGCACCGAGTGCGACGgagtgccgccaccgctggtgctgctcacGGTGCTCGGCAAGTGCTGCGAGGACTGcgtccggccaccggttcgatCGTTGTCGGAG ATCGAGTGTTTGTTCTTCGTGCTGACCTGCATTGGACGGGACCTACAAATGCACCTTCCGCAGCAGCTCGAATCACTGTTGACCGGCGTGCGCGATGCGTTCCTCAATTCGGCCGCCTCCGCTCCGGCCATCCGGCGTACGCTGCTCCAACTGATCGAATTGCAGGCATCGCACTGGCAGCTGCCCGGCAACACCGTGCTGTACTACTATCCTTCCTCCAAGTAG
- the LOC128274833 gene encoding probable serine/threonine-protein kinase DDB_G0282963 isoform X1 encodes MAVCVPRTDDGFSNSTTLLRHDTHSVFRNSVTKRLYAPSVGGYHIRRNLNRSSSSSSSTRAFSTRNLLERNNEHNIIAARSTVLCVKPKAVAVVVVLVACGIREKNAKTMADHNENSGPKKVVKIQDYISPGISRERSFIRTPNVQNNNSNKRRSLAFSQSQAHQHAQQQLRDGMHNVNKLNVHAQEFQMHNLPLNDHRFPLQSSRSLNIYSGALQHSKSNVGMPLGMHGRQHHPLHLGSIGSPVQRSSLMMPPSHSPLHHMGMQMQPSHMPLVNSPSSSNILHSSGPRVKFAPEPMVHSTHANNSASYHSNNSNSPHNTNNSNNNSDSNNQLNVAPLQRSKSLSSADTLARGLASLGLGIGAEASDVGMFSPEVQTAINNAIDDPNQLNARCLMDLAAQLLHRAVEGRRYSLPISRLCISIIAKEKKETFLEALLNTCRQWYQEREKVLGPVQNSKNPSRPRFTSFMAFLTEMFCQLKRRQLQLRTECDGVPPPLVLLTVLGKCCEDCVRPPVRSLSEIECLFFVLTCIGRDLQMHLPQQLESLLTGVRDAFLNSAASAPAIRRTLLQLIELQASHWQLPGNTVLYYYPSSK; translated from the exons ATGGCCGTGTGTGTCCCGCGCACGGACGATGGGTTCAGTAACTCAACGACACTACTCCGACACGATACACACTCCGTTTTCCGAAATTCCGTCACCAAACGTCTGTACGCGCCTTCGGTGGGCGGCTACCATATACGGAGGAACctcaaccgcagcagcagcagcagcagcagcactagaG CATTCTCCACTCGAAATCTTCTCGAACGAAATAATGAGCATAATATAATTGCTGCACGATCGAcagtgttgtgtgtgaaaccgaaagccgttgcagtagtggtggtgctggtcgcGTGTGGCATTCGtgaaaaaaacgccaaaacaATGGCCGACCACAACGAAAACAgtggcccgaaaaaggtggTGAAAATCCAGGACTACATTTCGCCGGGCATTTCCCGGGAGCGCAGCTTCATACGCACGCCCAATGTACAG aacaacaacagcaacaaacgaCGCAGTTTGGCGTTCTCCCAAAGTCAAGCCCATCAGCACGCTCAGCAACAGCTCCGAG ATGGAATGCACAACGTCAACAAGTTGAACGTGCACGCCCAGGAGTTCCAGATGCACAACCTACCCCTGAACGATCACCGCTTTCCGCTGCAGAGCTCTAG ATCGTTGAACATCTACAGCGGTGCTCTGCAGCACTCGAAATCGAACGTCGGCATGCCGTTGGGAATGCACGGGCGGCAGCATCACCCGCTGCACCTCGGCTCCATCGGCAGCCCGGTGCAGCGGAGCTCCCTCATGATGCCCCCGTCCCACTCACCGCTGCACCACATGGGGATGCAGATGCAACCGTCCCATATGCCCCTCGTGAACTCGCCGTCGAGCAGCAACATCCTTCAC TCTAGCGGACCGCGCGTCAAGTTCGCACCGGAACCAATGGTTCACTCGACACACGCAAACAATAGCGCAAGCtaccacagcaacaacagcaactccccacacaacaccaacaacagtaacaacaacagcgacagTAACAACCAACTGAATGTTGCACCATTGCAGCGCTCCAAGTCGCTCTCGTCGGCGGACACGCTGGCCCGCGGCCTGGCCAGTCTCGGGCTAGGCATCGGGGCGGAAGCCAGCGACGTGGGCATGTTTTCGCCGGAAGTCCAGACGGCCATCAACAATGCGATCGACGATCCAAATCAGCTGAATGCGCGCTGTCTGATGGATCTGGCCGCCCAGCTGTTGCACCGGGCCGTCGAAGGACGCCG ATACTCACTTCCGATATCGCGTCTGTGCATTTCGATCATCGCCAAGGAGAAGAAGGAGACTTTTCTGGAGGCACTGCTCAACACCTGCCGCCAGTGGTATCAGGAGCGGGAAAAGGTGCTTGGTCCGGTGCAGAACTCGAAGAACccttcccggccccggttcaCCTCGTTCATGGCGTTCCTGACGGAGATGTTCTGCCAGCTGAAGCGCCGGCAGCTTCAGTTGCGCACCGAGTGCGACGgagtgccgccaccgctggtgctgctcacGGTGCTCGGCAAGTGCTGCGAGGACTGcgtccggccaccggttcgatCGTTGTCGGAG ATCGAGTGTTTGTTCTTCGTGCTGACCTGCATTGGACGGGACCTACAAATGCACCTTCCGCAGCAGCTCGAATCACTGTTGACCGGCGTGCGCGATGCGTTCCTCAATTCGGCCGCCTCCGCTCCGGCCATCCGGCGTACGCTGCTCCAACTGATCGAATTGCAGGCATCGCACTGGCAGCTGCCCGGCAACACCGTGCTGTACTACTATCCTTCCTCCAAGTAG
- the LOC128274833 gene encoding probable serine/threonine-protein kinase DDB_G0282963 isoform X3 gives MSRAKQFTFSTRNLLERNNEHNIIAARSTVLCVKPKAVAVVVVLVACGIREKNAKTMADHNENSGPKKVVKIQDYISPGISRERSFIRTPNVQNNNSNKRRSLAFSQSQAHQHAQQQLRDGMHNVNKLNVHAQEFQMHNLPLNDHRFPLQSSRSLNIYSGALQHSKSNVGMPLGMHGRQHHPLHLGSIGSPVQRSSLMMPPSHSPLHHMGMQMQPSHMPLVNSPSSSNILHSSGPRVKFAPEPMVHSTHANNSASYHSNNSNSPHNTNNSNNNSDSNNQLNVAPLQRSKSLSSADTLARGLASLGLGIGAEASDVGMFSPEVQTAINNAIDDPNQLNARCLMDLAAQLLHRAVEGRRYSLPISRLCISIIAKEKKETFLEALLNTCRQWYQEREKVLGPVQNSKNPSRPRFTSFMAFLTEMFCQLKRRQLQLRTECDGVPPPLVLLTVLGKCCEDCVRPPVRSLSEIECLFFVLTCIGRDLQMHLPQQLESLLTGVRDAFLNSAASAPAIRRTLLQLIELQASHWQLPGNTVLYYYPSSK, from the exons ATGTCCCGCGCGAAACAGTTTA CATTCTCCACTCGAAATCTTCTCGAACGAAATAATGAGCATAATATAATTGCTGCACGATCGAcagtgttgtgtgtgaaaccgaaagccgttgcagtagtggtggtgctggtcgcGTGTGGCATTCGtgaaaaaaacgccaaaacaATGGCCGACCACAACGAAAACAgtggcccgaaaaaggtggTGAAAATCCAGGACTACATTTCGCCGGGCATTTCCCGGGAGCGCAGCTTCATACGCACGCCCAATGTACAG aacaacaacagcaacaaacgaCGCAGTTTGGCGTTCTCCCAAAGTCAAGCCCATCAGCACGCTCAGCAACAGCTCCGAG ATGGAATGCACAACGTCAACAAGTTGAACGTGCACGCCCAGGAGTTCCAGATGCACAACCTACCCCTGAACGATCACCGCTTTCCGCTGCAGAGCTCTAG ATCGTTGAACATCTACAGCGGTGCTCTGCAGCACTCGAAATCGAACGTCGGCATGCCGTTGGGAATGCACGGGCGGCAGCATCACCCGCTGCACCTCGGCTCCATCGGCAGCCCGGTGCAGCGGAGCTCCCTCATGATGCCCCCGTCCCACTCACCGCTGCACCACATGGGGATGCAGATGCAACCGTCCCATATGCCCCTCGTGAACTCGCCGTCGAGCAGCAACATCCTTCAC TCTAGCGGACCGCGCGTCAAGTTCGCACCGGAACCAATGGTTCACTCGACACACGCAAACAATAGCGCAAGCtaccacagcaacaacagcaactccccacacaacaccaacaacagtaacaacaacagcgacagTAACAACCAACTGAATGTTGCACCATTGCAGCGCTCCAAGTCGCTCTCGTCGGCGGACACGCTGGCCCGCGGCCTGGCCAGTCTCGGGCTAGGCATCGGGGCGGAAGCCAGCGACGTGGGCATGTTTTCGCCGGAAGTCCAGACGGCCATCAACAATGCGATCGACGATCCAAATCAGCTGAATGCGCGCTGTCTGATGGATCTGGCCGCCCAGCTGTTGCACCGGGCCGTCGAAGGACGCCG ATACTCACTTCCGATATCGCGTCTGTGCATTTCGATCATCGCCAAGGAGAAGAAGGAGACTTTTCTGGAGGCACTGCTCAACACCTGCCGCCAGTGGTATCAGGAGCGGGAAAAGGTGCTTGGTCCGGTGCAGAACTCGAAGAACccttcccggccccggttcaCCTCGTTCATGGCGTTCCTGACGGAGATGTTCTGCCAGCTGAAGCGCCGGCAGCTTCAGTTGCGCACCGAGTGCGACGgagtgccgccaccgctggtgctgctcacGGTGCTCGGCAAGTGCTGCGAGGACTGcgtccggccaccggttcgatCGTTGTCGGAG ATCGAGTGTTTGTTCTTCGTGCTGACCTGCATTGGACGGGACCTACAAATGCACCTTCCGCAGCAGCTCGAATCACTGTTGACCGGCGTGCGCGATGCGTTCCTCAATTCGGCCGCCTCCGCTCCGGCCATCCGGCGTACGCTGCTCCAACTGATCGAATTGCAGGCATCGCACTGGCAGCTGCCCGGCAACACCGTGCTGTACTACTATCCTTCCTCCAAGTAG
- the LOC128274833 gene encoding transcription initiation factor TFIID subunit 1 isoform X4 yields the protein MADHNENSGPKKVVKIQDYISPGISRERSFIRTPNVQNNNSNKRRSLAFSQSQAHQHAQQQLRDGMHNVNKLNVHAQEFQMHNLPLNDHRFPLQSSRSLNIYSGALQHSKSNVGMPLGMHGRQHHPLHLGSIGSPVQRSSLMMPPSHSPLHHMGMQMQPSHMPLVNSPSSSNILHSSGPRVKFAPEPMVHSTHANNSASYHSNNSNSPHNTNNSNNNSDSNNQLNVAPLQRSKSLSSADTLARGLASLGLGIGAEASDVGMFSPEVQTAINNAIDDPNQLNARCLMDLAAQLLHRAVEGRRYSLPISRLCISIIAKEKKETFLEALLNTCRQWYQEREKVLGPVQNSKNPSRPRFTSFMAFLTEMFCQLKRRQLQLRTECDGVPPPLVLLTVLGKCCEDCVRPPVRSLSEIECLFFVLTCIGRDLQMHLPQQLESLLTGVRDAFLNSAASAPAIRRTLLQLIELQASHWQLPGNTVLYYYPSSK from the exons ATGGCCGACCACAACGAAAACAgtggcccgaaaaaggtggTGAAAATCCAGGACTACATTTCGCCGGGCATTTCCCGGGAGCGCAGCTTCATACGCACGCCCAATGTACAG aacaacaacagcaacaaacgaCGCAGTTTGGCGTTCTCCCAAAGTCAAGCCCATCAGCACGCTCAGCAACAGCTCCGAG ATGGAATGCACAACGTCAACAAGTTGAACGTGCACGCCCAGGAGTTCCAGATGCACAACCTACCCCTGAACGATCACCGCTTTCCGCTGCAGAGCTCTAG ATCGTTGAACATCTACAGCGGTGCTCTGCAGCACTCGAAATCGAACGTCGGCATGCCGTTGGGAATGCACGGGCGGCAGCATCACCCGCTGCACCTCGGCTCCATCGGCAGCCCGGTGCAGCGGAGCTCCCTCATGATGCCCCCGTCCCACTCACCGCTGCACCACATGGGGATGCAGATGCAACCGTCCCATATGCCCCTCGTGAACTCGCCGTCGAGCAGCAACATCCTTCAC TCTAGCGGACCGCGCGTCAAGTTCGCACCGGAACCAATGGTTCACTCGACACACGCAAACAATAGCGCAAGCtaccacagcaacaacagcaactccccacacaacaccaacaacagtaacaacaacagcgacagTAACAACCAACTGAATGTTGCACCATTGCAGCGCTCCAAGTCGCTCTCGTCGGCGGACACGCTGGCCCGCGGCCTGGCCAGTCTCGGGCTAGGCATCGGGGCGGAAGCCAGCGACGTGGGCATGTTTTCGCCGGAAGTCCAGACGGCCATCAACAATGCGATCGACGATCCAAATCAGCTGAATGCGCGCTGTCTGATGGATCTGGCCGCCCAGCTGTTGCACCGGGCCGTCGAAGGACGCCG ATACTCACTTCCGATATCGCGTCTGTGCATTTCGATCATCGCCAAGGAGAAGAAGGAGACTTTTCTGGAGGCACTGCTCAACACCTGCCGCCAGTGGTATCAGGAGCGGGAAAAGGTGCTTGGTCCGGTGCAGAACTCGAAGAACccttcccggccccggttcaCCTCGTTCATGGCGTTCCTGACGGAGATGTTCTGCCAGCTGAAGCGCCGGCAGCTTCAGTTGCGCACCGAGTGCGACGgagtgccgccaccgctggtgctgctcacGGTGCTCGGCAAGTGCTGCGAGGACTGcgtccggccaccggttcgatCGTTGTCGGAG ATCGAGTGTTTGTTCTTCGTGCTGACCTGCATTGGACGGGACCTACAAATGCACCTTCCGCAGCAGCTCGAATCACTGTTGACCGGCGTGCGCGATGCGTTCCTCAATTCGGCCGCCTCCGCTCCGGCCATCCGGCGTACGCTGCTCCAACTGATCGAATTGCAGGCATCGCACTGGCAGCTGCCCGGCAACACCGTGCTGTACTACTATCCTTCCTCCAAGTAG